The Methanomassiliicoccales archaeon region ACTAAACAGGATACTCGTAGCTGCGTGTAGCCCGAGAAGCCATCTTCAATTGTTCCAGGATACATGCAGACGCGCGGGACTGAACAGGAACCTCGTTGGTTTTGTCAGCATAAGGGAATTGGACAGTTGGGTTCACCAGCACGATAGAGAAAAAGCGACAGAAAAAGCCAAAATACTGGTGAGAATGGGAATTGCCAATATCGCCCTTGCGAGACCGATGAAACAGATTCGGAGTGAGGTCGTTCGATCAGCAATCGTCATTGGCGGCGGAATCGCTGGCATGACAGCTGCTCTTTCTATCGCGTCTAAGGGCTTCCCAGTGTATCTCGTTGAGAAATCGGATGTTCTTGGTGGCCGTGTAAAAGACAATCATTTGAAAGACCTCGATGCCGAACTACCGCAAAAGTTGTCCAACCAGATGATCGATGCTATCAGATCCTGCAAGAACATAGAGGTGTTGACATCAACATCGATCGCAGCAGTCAGCGGTTCTGTAGGGCACTTTGTTGTCAAACTCAGGAAAGGAGGTCTGGTGGAAACAGGTCCATTTATTGGGGACAGGATCATCGAGGCTGGCGTAATCGTTCTTGCAACTGGTGCTGAGTTACTTCGGCCCGATGGCATCTATGATTATGGATTGGATGAACGCGTTATCACCCAGCTTGAATTCGAGAGAATGCTGGAAGATGGGACTGCAAAGGGATCCGACATCGTGGAGATTCTCTGTGCTGGCTCGCGAGAAAATGAGGGCAGGACATATTGCTCTCAGATATGTTGCGAGGTTGCCCTCAGGGATCTTCTTGAACTGAAGCGGATGAGCCCTCAATCGAATATCTACGTCTTATATAGAGATATTCGAATTAATGGGCTTTTAGAAAAATATTACAGGGAGGCATGTGAGGTCGGAATCAGATTCATCAGATTCGGTGAAGAAGATCCGCCAAGAATTGACCGATTGGACGGGCTGAATGTAAAAATAAAGGATGTGGTCAGTGACGATGAGCTTGTGATCAGGCCTGATCTCGTCGTCCTTGCTGTCCCACTCATACCGGGAGAAGACAATAAGATCCTTTCAGAAATGCTCAAGGTACCCCTTTCAGAAGACGGTTTCTTTCTCGAAGCCCACCCAAAGCTACGTCCGGTGGATTTTTCTGTTGATGGCATCTTCATTGCTGGTACAGCCCAGTATCCAAAAGGGATAGTTGAATCAATGAAACAAGGCTTGGCCGCAGCGTCGCGCGCACTCGGGATCCTTATGAACGCACAAATAGTCCGTGACCCAACGGTTGCAGTCGTCGACCAAGAACTATGCACAGGATGTGCAAGGTGCATTGAGGCCTGTCCATACAGCGCGATCGAGATTAGAATACAGAATGAGATGCTTGTAGCTGAGATAAACAGTCTACTATGCAAGGGATGCGGGGCATGTGCTGCAGCGTGTCCGTGCAGAGCGATTACCCTACACAACTTCACAAATGACCAGATCATCGCACAGATAGACGCAGCCTTGGAGGACACAAAAGAAGATGAGATCAGGAGTGTCGCATTCTTATGCCATTGGTGCGCGTATGCCGGAGCTGATAATGCGGGAGTCAGTAGGTATCAGTACCCGCCGAATGTCCTCCCGATCAGAATTATGTGCAGCGGAAGAATCGATCCATTTCACGTCCTCTATGCGCTTCTCAAGGGATCGGACGGCGTCTTTATCGGCGCATGCCACCCTGGTGACTGCCATTATATGATCGGGAACCAGCTCATGAAGAGAAAAATCGACAATCTGAGAGAGATGATTAGGGACTATGGTTTTGAGCCCGAACGGGTCAGAGTCGAGTGGATATCCGCTTCTGAGGGCAGGAGGTTTGCAGAAGTTGTGAAGGAATTCGTGGCAGATTTGAGGCGCCTCGGACCAAATCCCCTCAAGAAATCAATTGCCACCGAGCAGCGCGTCCGCGAAAAGGGGGTGGCGTGATGTCAAAAGAGCTCGAAACCTATGTGTGGAGTCTCGGTAAGTGTACGGGTTGCGGCGCCTGCGTGGCATGTTGCTCAAGAGGAGTCCTTTATTTCCCAGATGGAAAACAAAACCCAGACCACCGGAAATTGACAAAACGTTTTGGCCTTTCCACGTACGCTATCGATCCTTGTTTCGGCTGCGAGGCCTTCTGTGTCGAAGTATGTCCGCGACTGAGGGAGTGGGGGGAGGGGAAGATGGTTTCTGTCGTCTCAGCGAGGTCTTGTCTAACCGCTCTGAGAAGTAGGCATGGAGATCTTCTCAGTGATGTCCTAAACCAGTTGCTTGTGAGCGCGCTCGAAAGCGGCTTCATAGATGGTGCCATTGTCACCGATGTCGATAGATGGACTTGGCAGCCTTTTTCAAGGGTTGTGACCACCGAAAGCGAAATATACGATTGTGCTGGACACCAGTTCATCTGGTCTCCGACACTGTCGAGTCTTAATGAGGCTGTGCATGACAAGTCGCTGAGAAAAATCGCCCTCGTTGGCGCCCCGTGTGTGATCGACGCTGCGAGGATGATTCAGAAGTCGAAAATGAAGGGACTCGAAATCTACGGAAAATCACTGAGGATACTCATCGGGAGATTTTGCGCCGGAGTTTGCATGCACGATCTCGTCTCCGAGGTCATTGAGAAAGAGATGGGGATCTCACCGAGGAATATTGCAATGATGGACCGTTCCACCGCTGAAAAGCTTCTCACAGTGACGCTGCGTGACGGTACAGTCAGAGAAATCTCACTGGCAAACACACAGAAATACCTCCGGATGGGTTGCGCTAGATGTACTGATTACCTCGCAGAGTCGGCTGACCTTTCAATAGGCTACACTGGCTCGCGATACGGCTACTGCACGATCATCACAAGGAACGCTGCCGGAGAAAGTTTGCTAACGAGAGCTGTCCAGACAGGCCATCTTGAGATCACAAAGAGTGTTGATACGAATCAACTTTATATTGCAAAGCGGAACAAACAGAAGAGGAAAAGGTCCCAACTCTACGATGAAGAGTTGCTCCTAATGCTGGAGGGGCTCACTGATCCAGAAAAAAGGCTGGAGGCTTTGAAACGCTACTCCCAGCTCTCAGTGAGGCGGTGAAAATGGCTGCTTCTATCGATTGTACCGACCTGGACATGCGGATTTGTAATGAGAGGATAAGAGAACTGATCGGAACAACTGACCGCATCGAGATCTTTAACGCTTCACATATCGACGGCCTCTGCGGAGGACTGCGCTCGGGGAAAGCTCTCATCCACGGTGATGTCGGTGATTATTTCGGGATACTAAATGCCGGTGCTGAACTCGTTGTTACGGGGTCTTCAGGCAGATTTCTTGGTGATGGCATGACAGCTGGACGAATAGAAGTCGGCTCGGACGTCGGAGATGGTGCTGCCGTTTATTGTTATGGCGGGGTCATTAGGATCAGGGGATCTGCTGGTGACTTTCTTGGAACGATGAACAAGGGTGCAACGATCATTGTGGAAGGCGATATCGGAAATAACGCAGGAACTTACATGGTGGGGGGCGACATCGTCGTTCTAGGGGACGCAGGAAAGGCGTTGGGAGATTACATGATCCGAGGCGCGATTTACATTGCTGGCTCCTACAGCGATCTCGGGAACAATGCTAAATTGGAAAAACTTCGATCTTCTGACCTTGATAAACTCGATACGATCTTGGCGGTTGAAGGGTTGAATATCAGTCCCCGTGCCTTTCAAAAGATTATCCCAGCAACATTTAGGCCTTTTTATAGCGAAAAGACGCAGATGCAAGAAGGTGGAGGGGTGCGATGACACTTGCAGGGCACTACTGGGTGACCATCGAAAGAGATAGATGCAGGAGTTGGCAACAACCGTGGAAATGCGGAGCATGCATAGACACTTGCGAACAGGGGGTTTTCGCGAGAGATGAGATGGGAAGAGTATACGTTGCGAATGAAATCGCATGCGTGGGATGCAAAATATGTATGGAACAGGGGTGTCCTAACAGTTGTATCTATATTAGACCCGCAACTCCAGAATCATTTTCGAGAGGGATTTGGACAACTCAGACAATTGAGGAGATCCATAGGAAGGCACAGACGGGAGAATATGAGATCAGAGGTTACGGTACAATGGGGAACATACCGCACTTTGACGGTCTCGTCGTGGTGCCTTCGCAACTCGCATCAAGGCCTCCAAAGGACAAGTACAGGGAGAAATTCAGGATGGAAGTTACGATTGGAGAGGGGAAGTGCGCAAATCCGATCAGACTCAACTATCCGTTTGTCTTTGCCGCTATGTCTTATGGAGCCATATCAAGAGAGGGGAAAATGGCACTTGCCGTTGCAGCCGCAAAATTGGGCATACTTGCTAACACTGGTGAGGGAGGCATGTTTCCAGGTGAGGCGACCCTTGCACACGGCTACGAGAACGAGGAATCGCGAAGAAAAGGTGTGAAGAAATGGAGTCCTGGTGGTTATCTTGCAGTGCAGTATTCGACAGGGAGATGGGGCGTTTCAGTAGACTACCTTCAGGCAGGAGATGCTATCGAGATTAAGATTGGCCAGGGGGCTAAGCCCGGAATGGGAGGTCACCTGCTTGGGAAAAAGGTAACAGAAGATATCGCGATGATCAGGGGATTGCCACCTGGAACAGATGCTTTGTCACCGTGCAGACATTACGACATCAGTGATCAAAAGGATCTCAAGAAAAAGGTCGAAATTCTCCGCGATTTAACAAATTACGAAAAGCCTATCATGATCAAAATGGGTCCGAGCCTTCCTTACGAAGACACATATATCGCTGCAGAGGCTGGCGTTGATGCGATCTCTATCGATGGGATGGTAGGTGGAACCGGTGCTTCACCTGAAGTTGTCACACAGAATGCCGGGATTCCAACAATTGCGTGCATTCGACAAGCTTCGAAGGCGCTGAAGGACATGGGCCTGAAGGGTAAGGTGAAGTTGATCGCTCTTGGAGGTATCAGAGACGGTGCAGATGCGTTCAAGGCCATAGCCCTCGGAGCTGATGCTGTGGGTTTTGGCGCCGCGGCGGAAATCGCTCTCGGCTGCCGGGGATGTATGTCGTGTCATAGGGGCGCTTGCCATTACGGACTTGCAACCCAGGAAGCGCGGTTTAGAGCTTGTATTGATGTAGAAACAGCTTCACAGCGGCTCGTCAATTTCGTCCACGCATGTGCTGAGGAATTGAAGATTCTGGCCATGCTATCTGGCCATGACAGACTCGATACAATTTCAGCTGACGATCTTAGGGCAATCGATCTCAATACAGCGGCTATGACAGGTATCAAGCTCGCTGGCCTCGAAAAGGTCTTCCCTCAATCATGGGAAGGATTCGATGATTGAAGAAATCTCACCAATGGCCGACGATCGAGCGTCGAATCGGACACTGTTTAAGTGCCATGCTGTACCTGCCGCATTTCAAACGGTCCTCGCACTGAAGGCAGGTCTCAAATCCTTTTGATTCAAAACACTGAAAGAGTCTGCATAGAGATGTCTGCTTGTTTTCCGGCGAACAACCCAGGCATCGGCCATTTTTTCTAATCGCACATATTTCACAGGCATAGCCGCAGCCGCTAATCCACATCGTATGAGTTCTTGTGCTTCCATCCTTATTATTCTTTCTGAAGAAGAAGAGAATTAAATGCGATCACTTGCTTTTCAAGAAGTCCTCCAATCTATCAAACGCTTCGGCCAATATATCAATGCTCGGCAGAAAAACTGACCGGAAGTGCCCAGTCCCATACGTCTTGCAAAATCCTGATCCCGGTGCGAAAAGAATGTGGGCATTGAGTAGAACATCCAGGATGAAATCTCTGTCGCTCTTCCACTTGTTCGATTCAATTTTTGGAAAGATGTAGAAAGCCCCCTTTGGTTTCGTCGTGCTCAGACCTTCAATTTCATTGAATCTCTTGTAAGCAAAGACCGCTCTTTCCCGTAACTTCCGATTCGTTTCCTCCATGTACTCTTTTGGACCTTTTAACGCTTGCAACATTGCAATCTGACACGGGTGATTTGCTGAAAGTCTGACCCTCAACTGACGCATGACTCCTGACTTTATTTCTTCAAGCTGGCCACCAGCGTCTCGGAAAGCGATGTAACCAAGCCTCCAGCCCGGCAGGAGATTGACCTTCGAAAACCCGTTGAAAATGATTATCGGCACATCTGGCGCGAGTGTTGACGGAGAATAGTGTGTTCCATCGAAGGTCATGAGATCATAAATTTCATCAGTGATCAAGAACAACCCATATTCGGCAGCAAGATCCGCGATGGCTTTGAGCGTTTTCGGTGAATATACTGCCCCAGTAGGATTGTTAGGATTGATCACAACGATCCCCTTCGTTTTCTTCGTGATCTTTTTTCTCATATCATCTAAGTCTGGCTGCCAGTCATTTGATTCGTCTTTCTTATAAGGAACTGGCACACCATCAAAAAACGAAACATACTCAGAGTATGTTGGGTAACCAGGACCGGGCAGCAACAATTCATCACCTGGCTCGACCGAGGCTGCAATCACGGCCTGAATCGCTTCGGTGACCCCCGTTGTGATTACGACGTCCCCTACATCAAGATCGATACCGTTCTTTTCTCTTTCCCTTTCCACAATCGCGCGTCTCAGCTCAACTATACCTTCAGCATCAGCATATCCATTATCGCATTCCTCGACGGCACGGCATAGAGCTTCCCTGATATGCCTCGGCGTCTCGAAGTCAAACTTATTGGGGTCTCCTATGTTGAGTTTGAGGACTCTAATACCCTTTTCTTCGAGCTGTCTCGCGTAGACAAGGAAATCCCTTATCGGTGAGCTCAAACCCATTGTTCGTCGCGTTCCCTTGATCACAATACCGCGAAATCCTTTCAAGTATAATTTACCTTTCAATACTGGGCACGGTGTCTCGAAGGATCGGGATAGATTTTAATACGAAATCTGTGACTCGCTATGGTGTGGGCGTCGTACACCTTGGAAAAATGCATCTTCGTTGGTGCCGAAACTGCAACCTCCCGATACTCGAGGAAAGGAGATGTGGGACCTGTGGAAATGAAACTTACGTCGTAGATATTACACCACCGGGCGATGTTCGCCCCGCATTTCCGTATGATATTAAGAAAATCATTGAAATCGTTGACAAACAGTTCGGTCTACGCTGTGGGGAAAGAGTCATACCTGAAGGAACGGTCGTTCTGCTAAATAAAGTTCCCGCGCTGGACCGTATGGACGAGGTTATTGTCAATGGAGAAGTAGCCGGTGCCCTAAGGTATGATATTGGGATGGGTTGGAGGTTTTTGCTCCGCATGCCAGCTGCTAGAGCCATCAGTGACATTGCGGAACGAGGATTTGTGATCGCAGATGATGGCACAATTGAACCGATTGTCGAACGTCATACAAACCTCATGGCTCCAGGAGTTCTCGAAACGGCGGAGGAATTGAAAGTTGGAGATGAAGTCGTTATCTTAACAAAGGATCGTTTCGCATTTGCGACAGGCACGGCTCGTATGCCTGGGAAGGATATGATGGAGAGAAAAAGAGGGGTAGCGGTCAAAGTGAG contains the following coding sequences:
- a CDS encoding hydrogenase iron-sulfur subunit; this translates as MEDTKEDEIRSVAFLCHWCAYAGADNAGVSRYQYPPNVLPIRIMCSGRIDPFHVLYALLKGSDGVFIGACHPGDCHYMIGNQLMKRKIDNLREMIRDYGFEPERVRVEWISASEGRRFAEVVKEFVADLRRLGPNPLKKSIATEQRVREKGVA
- a CDS encoding Coenzyme F420 hydrogenase/dehydrogenase, beta subunit C-terminal domain — encoded protein: MSKELETYVWSLGKCTGCGACVACCSRGVLYFPDGKQNPDHRKLTKRFGLSTYAIDPCFGCEAFCVEVCPRLREWGEGKMVSVVSARSCLTALRSRHGDLLSDVLNQLLVSALESGFIDGAIVTDVDRWTWQPFSRVVTTESEIYDCAGHQFIWSPTLSSLNEAVHDKSLRKIALVGAPCVIDAARMIQKSKMKGLEIYGKSLRILIGRFCAGVCMHDLVSEVIEKEMGISPRNIAMMDRSTAEKLLTVTLRDGTVREISLANTQKYLRMGCARCTDYLAESADLSIGYTGSRYGYCTIITRNAAGESLLTRAVQTGHLEITKSVDTNQLYIAKRNKQKRKRSQLYDEELLLMLEGLTDPEKRLEALKRYSQLSVRR
- a CDS encoding glutamate synthase-related protein — encoded protein: MTLAGHYWVTIERDRCRSWQQPWKCGACIDTCEQGVFARDEMGRVYVANEIACVGCKICMEQGCPNSCIYIRPATPESFSRGIWTTQTIEEIHRKAQTGEYEIRGYGTMGNIPHFDGLVVVPSQLASRPPKDKYREKFRMEVTIGEGKCANPIRLNYPFVFAAMSYGAISREGKMALAVAAAKLGILANTGEGGMFPGEATLAHGYENEESRRKGVKKWSPGGYLAVQYSTGRWGVSVDYLQAGDAIEIKIGQGAKPGMGGHLLGKKVTEDIAMIRGLPPGTDALSPCRHYDISDQKDLKKKVEILRDLTNYEKPIMIKMGPSLPYEDTYIAAEAGVDAISIDGMVGGTGASPEVVTQNAGIPTIACIRQASKALKDMGLKGKVKLIALGGIRDGADAFKAIALGADAVGFGAAAEIALGCRGCMSCHRGACHYGLATQEARFRACIDVETASQRLVNFVHACAEELKILAMLSGHDRLDTISADDLRAIDLNTAAMTGIKLAGLEKVFPQSWEGFDD
- a CDS encoding aminotransferase class I/II-fold pyridoxal phosphate-dependent enzyme, producing MIKGTRRTMGLSSPIRDFLVYARQLEEKGIRVLKLNIGDPNKFDFETPRHIREALCRAVEECDNGYADAEGIVELRRAIVEREREKNGIDLDVGDVVITTGVTEAIQAVIAASVEPGDELLLPGPGYPTYSEYVSFFDGVPVPYKKDESNDWQPDLDDMRKKITKKTKGIVVINPNNPTGAVYSPKTLKAIADLAAEYGLFLITDEIYDLMTFDGTHYSPSTLAPDVPIIIFNGFSKVNLLPGWRLGYIAFRDAGGQLEEIKSGVMRQLRVRLSANHPCQIAMLQALKGPKEYMEETNRKLRERAVFAYKRFNEIEGLSTTKPKGAFYIFPKIESNKWKSDRDFILDVLLNAHILFAPGSGFCKTYGTGHFRSVFLPSIDILAEAFDRLEDFLKSK